In Pseudovibrio brasiliensis, the following are encoded in one genomic region:
- a CDS encoding MarR family winged helix-turn-helix transcriptional regulator — MKTYNEIEAENQEELASRAWFHLMRAHRYLYPRFERSLRDYGIDNPVWYEIMLEIERAGEQGAKAADLQDKLYMAQFTMSRHISRMEKKGLVERQPDKEDGRAHLIFLTKKGADVNKELWPHYFRTIQKEVGAHLNKDEAFTLFKLLTKIYS, encoded by the coding sequence ATGAAGACTTACAATGAGATTGAAGCGGAAAATCAGGAAGAACTGGCCAGTCGTGCCTGGTTTCACCTGATGCGGGCCCATCGCTACCTCTACCCGAGGTTTGAGCGGAGCTTGCGTGACTACGGCATTGATAATCCGGTGTGGTACGAGATCATGCTGGAGATTGAGCGGGCAGGAGAGCAGGGCGCAAAGGCCGCTGATTTGCAGGACAAGCTCTATATGGCCCAGTTCACCATGTCGCGCCATATCTCACGGATGGAAAAGAAGGGCTTGGTGGAGCGTCAACCCGATAAAGAAGATGGCCGCGCTCATCTGATCTTCCTGACGAAGAAGGGAGCAGACGTCAACAAAGAGCTCTGGCCCCACTACTTCCGCACAATTCAAAAGGAAGTCGGCGCCCACCTCAACAAGGATGAGGCCTTTACGCTCTTCAAACTGCTGACGAAGATCTATTCATAA
- a CDS encoding anti-sigma factor, whose protein sequence is MTYTDAQLRSYLAGTAEASLVQQIEADLETDPILEQRLLALEGLIPVVQHGFADQPAPEHLKELEEKIFEKSGGEEVPATPFYRQWGARAATLAAGLVIGAGMMIWADDAPDWRQEVASYQALYVKDTIASLNRSEDELKQELAIASAAVGQQLNLSDLTDLQGLKLLRTQILGHEGAPLIQIVFADPNGAPIAFCILKDTGAADTAMNSDNLKGMAAADWTGNGYRYLVIGGDNQNRIDTVAQQIHSRVL, encoded by the coding sequence ATGACATACACCGATGCACAACTGCGTTCCTATCTCGCTGGTACGGCAGAAGCCTCTCTGGTACAGCAGATCGAAGCAGATCTGGAAACCGACCCGATCCTTGAGCAGCGCCTTCTGGCTCTGGAAGGCCTGATCCCAGTCGTCCAGCACGGCTTTGCAGATCAACCAGCTCCAGAACACCTGAAGGAACTGGAAGAGAAGATCTTTGAGAAGTCCGGCGGTGAGGAAGTCCCGGCCACACCGTTCTATCGCCAATGGGGCGCCCGCGCGGCAACGCTTGCAGCAGGCCTTGTGATCGGCGCTGGCATGATGATCTGGGCGGATGATGCACCTGACTGGCGCCAGGAAGTTGCCAGCTATCAGGCCCTTTACGTCAAAGACACCATCGCCTCTCTCAACCGCTCAGAAGATGAACTGAAGCAAGAACTCGCCATAGCCTCTGCTGCAGTGGGCCAGCAGCTTAACCTGAGCGACCTGACGGACCTGCAAGGCCTGAAACTGCTCAGAACTCAAATCCTCGGCCATGAAGGGGCTCCGCTGATCCAGATCGTCTTTGCTGATCCGAACGGCGCTCCCATCGCATTCTGCATCCTGAAAGACACAGGCGCAGCAGACACCGCCATGAACTCTGATAATCTGAAAGGCATGGCCGCCGCCGACTGGACCGGCAACGGCTACCGTTATCTGGTTATTGGCGGCGACAATCAGAACCGTATTGACACCGTAGCTCAGCAAATCCACTCCCGCGTTCTGTAG
- a CDS encoding TonB-dependent receptor domain-containing protein, whose product MKKLRWRLLVSVCVLNGAYFSTGAAAQDSVDASEELDPVVVYSFNNDRFAVAADRNTSIYVSKQAIEAAEMGTLRDVFAEDVSVTVGGGIPIAQKIFVNGVDALNLNMTIEGAMQNNRAFHHVTANAIDPALLRAVRVDAGIAAADSGPNALGGSIAFQLIDALDLLEDGETMGGKATLSFDTNGNTFSQALTGFAEHNGFDILAFAKNAKGQDYTSGGDWEIPGTGANLQTGLLKGGYTSDTGHRFEVSGMMLKDKEERPFRGNIGSLTNKPNDTIRLYDTLRKSFSFRYEHLEPTDLYDPEVVLGFSENNIDVPAPYGSKGTSNTLNGKIANTFHFSEDIGFTTGFDFYRKTANYEDPSSDLEEVATNFGGFGQVRWTPLSALKLSAGLRLDHQRFEGLGDFDTSVTGLSGNGSASYEVLEGLKLKAGYATVFGGIALEDNYVFDASWDYAGIKPSRSHNVTTGFEFERSGFLLSGEVFRTDISDARSGDDNVDVLTEGFNLAAGYKWSSGTAKITYSNTRVEVDGDAADTYIAQDFAAPLGQVIAFNISHRLEDYDLTVGGDVQAALDYDTGSGDSNRTIDGYAVVGLFAEYQPEQIDGLKLRFEANNIFDEDYSDRGTYGGDYQTVNTLKEPGRSFSLTANYRF is encoded by the coding sequence ATGAAGAAACTTCGGTGGCGGTTGCTTGTTTCCGTTTGTGTTTTAAACGGTGCTTATTTTTCTACCGGGGCTGCAGCACAAGATAGCGTGGATGCCAGCGAGGAGCTGGACCCTGTTGTTGTTTACAGTTTCAACAATGACCGCTTTGCAGTGGCTGCAGACAGAAACACCTCAATCTACGTTTCCAAACAGGCAATTGAAGCGGCGGAGATGGGCACACTGCGTGATGTGTTTGCTGAAGATGTCTCAGTAACTGTTGGTGGCGGAATTCCGATTGCCCAAAAGATCTTCGTCAATGGTGTGGACGCGCTCAACCTGAACATGACTATTGAAGGGGCGATGCAGAACAACCGTGCCTTCCACCATGTGACAGCCAATGCCATTGATCCAGCCTTATTGCGTGCTGTGCGTGTGGACGCTGGTATCGCGGCTGCAGATTCCGGTCCAAATGCTCTGGGTGGTTCTATCGCTTTCCAGCTGATCGATGCGCTGGACCTGCTAGAAGATGGTGAAACCATGGGCGGCAAAGCCACGCTGAGCTTTGACACAAACGGCAACACGTTCTCACAAGCTCTGACCGGTTTTGCTGAACACAACGGTTTTGACATTCTCGCCTTCGCCAAAAATGCCAAAGGACAGGATTACACATCAGGCGGTGACTGGGAGATCCCAGGTACCGGCGCAAACCTGCAAACCGGACTTCTCAAAGGTGGCTATACCTCTGACACCGGACACCGGTTTGAGGTTTCCGGAATGATGCTGAAGGACAAGGAAGAACGGCCATTTCGCGGGAATATCGGATCGCTGACGAACAAACCTAATGACACTATTAGGCTCTATGATACTTTGCGCAAAAGCTTCTCATTCCGTTATGAGCATCTTGAGCCGACGGATCTTTATGATCCCGAGGTGGTTTTGGGCTTCAGCGAGAACAACATTGATGTTCCTGCGCCATATGGAAGTAAAGGCACCTCCAACACACTAAACGGCAAAATCGCAAACACTTTCCATTTTAGTGAAGACATTGGTTTCACAACGGGCTTCGATTTTTACAGAAAGACGGCGAATTATGAAGATCCGTCCTCTGATTTAGAAGAGGTTGCGACTAACTTTGGTGGTTTCGGACAAGTACGTTGGACTCCCTTGTCGGCATTAAAGCTCTCAGCGGGTCTGCGTCTGGATCATCAGAGGTTTGAAGGTCTTGGAGATTTCGATACTTCTGTAACGGGGCTCAGCGGTAATGGGTCTGCATCCTATGAAGTCTTGGAAGGGCTCAAACTTAAAGCCGGTTATGCCACTGTTTTTGGTGGGATCGCGCTGGAAGACAATTATGTCTTCGACGCGTCCTGGGATTACGCGGGCATTAAGCCGTCACGTTCTCACAATGTAACCACAGGTTTTGAATTTGAACGGTCCGGTTTCTTGCTTTCAGGTGAAGTTTTCAGGACTGACATTAGTGATGCTCGCTCAGGAGACGATAATGTCGACGTTCTTACCGAAGGCTTCAATTTGGCTGCGGGCTACAAATGGAGCTCGGGAACTGCAAAAATTACCTATTCCAACACGCGAGTGGAAGTTGATGGTGATGCAGCCGATACCTATATTGCACAGGACTTTGCCGCACCACTTGGGCAAGTCATTGCATTCAACATTTCCCATAGGTTGGAAGACTATGATCTGACAGTTGGCGGCGATGTTCAGGCTGCATTAGATTATGACACCGGATCTGGCGATTCCAACAGAACGATAGATGGTTACGCGGTTGTTGGGTTGTTCGCAGAGTATCAACCTGAACAGATTGACGGTCTGAAGCTGCGCTTTGAAGCGAACAATATCTTCGATGAAGATTACTCAGACCGTGGCACCTACGGTGGTGACTATCAGACAGTGAACACTCTGAAAGAACCAGGCCGGTCTTTCAGTCTGACGGCGAACTACAGGTTTTAA
- a CDS encoding RNA polymerase sigma factor: MIDDFWLLSNGKHTTAGFYSMHFGKKYPKRFQSDLITVMPRLWRFALSLAGQKDLADDLVQATCLRALERESQFKAGSNFAAWTMTICRSIWLNKMRSQHLRKTGQLDAAVESGLIDPSPSPETNIFAAEVFKQVMQLPEGQRSVVELVFVEQFTYREAAAILCIPIGTVMSRLSAARKTLSPLQQDHANQMKKGELA; this comes from the coding sequence GTGATTGACGATTTTTGGTTGCTATCAAATGGGAAACACACGACAGCTGGCTTTTATTCGATGCATTTTGGAAAAAAATATCCGAAGCGTTTTCAAAGTGATCTGATCACGGTGATGCCAAGACTCTGGCGCTTTGCGCTGTCGCTGGCCGGACAAAAGGATCTGGCCGACGATCTGGTGCAGGCCACATGCCTGCGTGCGTTGGAAAGGGAAAGCCAGTTTAAGGCCGGCTCAAACTTTGCCGCCTGGACGATGACCATCTGCCGGTCCATCTGGCTCAACAAAATGCGCAGCCAGCACCTCAGAAAGACCGGCCAGCTTGATGCTGCCGTCGAATCTGGCCTTATTGACCCGTCTCCATCTCCAGAAACGAATATTTTCGCCGCTGAAGTGTTTAAACAAGTGATGCAGCTGCCAGAAGGACAGCGTTCTGTGGTGGAACTTGTCTTTGTTGAGCAATTCACCTATCGCGAAGCAGCCGCAATTTTGTGTATTCCTATTGGGACGGTCATGAGTCGATTATCTGCTGCCCGCAAAACACTGTCACCTTTGCAACAGGATCACGCCAACCAGATGAAGAAAGGAGAGCTGGCATGA